One genomic region from bacterium encodes:
- the fliF gene encoding flagellar M-ring protein FliF, with protein sequence MNGFDKLLQGLASFWAGLNAAQRVAFVSIAMITIGTVSLLTNLASQKEYSTLFSQLEPKDAARIADELATLEVPYELTHAGTTVQVPSERVYDLRLELASKGLGVNGPVGFEAFDEGGLGMTPFQERVRYRRALEGELSRTISALAQVEWARVHINVPEKALFQRAKKKATASVVLNLGPGRALSGGEVSGIGQLISGAVEGLAANQVTILDTSGRLLARPGSSESDVLAAEALDVQRSIEKRLAGRAQTLLDAAVGAGKSVITVAAQVERRRVEEDQDRVNPKETAVLSEQRTEESRSEPRLTAAGIPGTRSNVPPGGAEESSSQPSTENVTRETINFEISRSRSHTVIPMGEIQRLSIAVLVDGTYTTPEAVEGEPAPTPEYQPRTPEEVKQILEIVKRAVGFDEVRGDLIEVQSMPFRSPLEDVAAEPLPIWQSPEVFMLLPGIARSVAVIGGLLLLIFLVIRPALRQLAVANVVAVSSAETGATGEISAGGEPQLAIASEADRLASTLSNQDPKVIADAMKQWLRE encoded by the coding sequence TTGAACGGATTCGACAAGCTCTTGCAGGGATTGGCCAGCTTCTGGGCCGGTCTGAATGCGGCGCAACGGGTTGCGTTCGTATCCATTGCCATGATCACGATCGGCACAGTTTCCTTGCTGACGAATCTCGCGAGCCAGAAAGAGTATTCCACGCTGTTCTCGCAGCTAGAGCCGAAAGATGCCGCACGCATTGCCGACGAACTGGCGACTCTAGAAGTCCCCTACGAACTCACGCACGCCGGGACCACGGTTCAGGTTCCCAGCGAGCGTGTCTATGACCTGCGACTCGAACTCGCGAGCAAGGGTCTTGGCGTCAACGGTCCTGTCGGCTTCGAAGCATTCGATGAAGGCGGTCTGGGAATGACGCCATTTCAGGAGCGTGTGCGCTATCGCCGTGCCCTGGAAGGTGAACTCTCGCGGACGATCAGCGCCCTGGCCCAGGTCGAATGGGCACGAGTGCACATCAACGTTCCCGAGAAAGCGCTTTTTCAGCGCGCCAAGAAGAAGGCAACTGCTTCGGTCGTCTTGAACCTCGGCCCGGGAAGAGCGCTGAGCGGCGGCGAGGTCAGCGGGATCGGCCAACTGATCTCCGGTGCAGTCGAAGGACTCGCCGCAAACCAGGTCACCATCCTGGATACCAGCGGCCGTCTGCTCGCGAGACCCGGGAGCAGCGAAAGCGATGTGCTCGCCGCCGAAGCTCTCGATGTACAGCGCTCGATCGAGAAGAGGCTGGCCGGTCGGGCCCAGACTTTGCTCGATGCAGCCGTCGGCGCGGGCAAGTCGGTGATCACCGTCGCCGCACAGGTCGAGCGCAGGCGTGTGGAAGAAGACCAGGATCGCGTCAATCCGAAAGAGACCGCCGTACTGAGTGAACAGCGAACGGAAGAAAGTCGCAGCGAACCCAGGCTGACGGCTGCCGGAATCCCGGGAACCCGAAGCAATGTACCTCCGGGCGGGGCCGAAGAATCCTCGAGCCAGCCGAGCACCGAGAACGTGACGCGCGAGACGATCAACTTCGAAATCAGCCGCAGCCGCAGCCATACCGTTATCCCGATGGGAGAGATCCAGAGGCTTTCGATCGCGGTTCTGGTGGACGGAACCTACACGACCCCAGAGGCCGTAGAAGGCGAGCCCGCTCCAACTCCGGAATACCAGCCGCGCACGCCGGAAGAGGTCAAACAAATTCTGGAGATCGTGAAACGCGCAGTGGGTTTCGACGAGGTTCGCGGCGACCTGATCGAAGTCCAGAGCATGCCCTTCCGCTCGCCGCTCGAGGATGTCGCGGCAGAGCCTCTGCCCATCTGGCAGAGCCCGGAGGTCTTCATGCTCCTACCGGGCATCGCGCGCTCTGTGGCCGTGATCGGTGGACTTCTCCTTCTGATCTTCCTGGTCATTCGACCTGCTCTGCGACAGCTCGCGGTGGCGAACGTCGTCGCAGTGAGTTCGGCCGAAACCGGCGCCACTGGCGAGATCAGCGCCGGCGGAGAACCTCAACTCGCAATCGCCTCGGAAGCGGATCGACTGGCGAGCACGCTATCGAACCAGGACCCGAAGGTCATTGCTGACGCGATGAAACAATGGCTGCGCGAGTAG
- a CDS encoding flagellar motor switch protein FliG, with protein sequence MAARVGKKRLTGPHKVAILFRLLGEDMSLGILRQMNDRDIARINRADIDLGEPDEETVESVAEDLNSRMDGSGVGFGGSRRIEGLIRQGFDEDRMEAILGRTDVELGKIQDTLAEIDARVVGRILSREYPQTCALIVSQLPSRQATEILLALPEDLRVDVIMRIARMEKISEDMLAELNRALEREISGFEGGSHAQEMEGVDVAVQIFMNMDRASEGSLLERVGEHDEEVAELIRERMFTFDDLLQIDDRGIQMVLRNVNTQTLVLALKGAEQAMLEKFLSNVSQRVSASLQEDLDTMGPVRLSEVEGAQQEIANIAREMSDRGEIQVPGRGDGDELV encoded by the coding sequence ATGGCTGCGCGAGTAGGAAAGAAGCGACTCACCGGGCCACATAAAGTGGCCATCTTGTTCCGCCTTCTCGGCGAGGACATGTCGCTGGGCATCCTGCGCCAGATGAATGATCGCGACATCGCTCGCATCAATCGCGCCGATATCGACCTGGGTGAGCCAGACGAAGAAACCGTAGAGAGCGTCGCAGAAGACCTCAACAGTCGGATGGACGGTAGCGGGGTCGGTTTTGGCGGTTCCCGACGCATCGAAGGTTTGATCCGGCAGGGTTTCGACGAAGATCGCATGGAAGCGATTCTCGGCCGCACCGATGTCGAGCTCGGCAAGATCCAGGATACACTCGCCGAGATCGATGCCCGTGTCGTCGGCCGGATCCTGAGTCGAGAGTATCCACAGACATGCGCATTGATCGTCAGCCAGTTGCCTTCCCGACAGGCCACGGAGATCTTGCTGGCCTTGCCCGAGGACCTGCGCGTAGACGTGATCATGCGCATCGCTCGCATGGAGAAGATCTCCGAAGACATGCTCGCCGAACTCAACCGAGCGCTCGAACGCGAGATCTCGGGTTTCGAAGGCGGGTCGCACGCGCAAGAGATGGAGGGCGTCGACGTCGCCGTCCAGATCTTCATGAATATGGACCGGGCGAGCGAAGGCTCACTCCTGGAGCGCGTGGGCGAACACGACGAGGAAGTCGCAGAACTGATTCGCGAGCGGATGTTCACCTTCGACGACCTGCTACAGATCGACGACCGCGGCATCCAGATGGTCCTGCGCAACGTCAACACGCAAACACTGGTGCTCGCACTCAAGGGAGCCGAGCAGGCGATGCTCGAGAAGTTCCTTTCGAATGTATCGCAGCGCGTCTCCGCATCGTTGCAGGAAGATCTGGATACCATGGGTCCGGTTCGCCTGTCGGAGGTCGAAGGCGCACAGCAGGAGATCGCGAATATCGCACGCGAGATGAGTGATCGCGGCGAGATCCAGGTACCGGGGAGAGGAGATGGCGATGAGCTCGTCTGA
- a CDS encoding FliI/YscN family ATPase — protein MISEQLLERAEATGPIPGGHVCAVRGVIVETTGLELPLGGSVEIELNGEFVRAEVVGLRDDRLQLIPLGGTRGIGTGCRVWPITSRSSVNAGEFLLGRVIDALGNAIDGGPELPIGHPAPLYVEPIPSLNRPVLEHPLDVGVRALNATTTLARGQRVGLFAGSGVGKSTLMGMVARGTDADVRVVGLIGERGREVREFIERELGDARRTTVVVAVPSDSPPLLRMRGAYVATAIAEFFRDLGRDVLLMMDSVTRFAFAAREIGLARGEPATTKGYTPSVFAELPNLLERAGRTERGSITGVYSVLVEGGDFEDPIADALRAILDGHIVLSRDLAERGHYPAIDVLASISRAMPQVTQPLHREYAGTLRSLLAAYRDAEDLIQVGAYASGSDKTVDRAIALREGIDFFLRQSVDDVCPMAETLQAMAVLLQEKPQ, from the coding sequence ATGATCAGTGAACAGCTCCTCGAACGTGCCGAAGCAACCGGACCGATTCCGGGCGGCCACGTGTGTGCGGTGCGTGGTGTGATCGTCGAAACCACCGGTCTCGAGCTTCCGCTCGGTGGCTCCGTCGAGATCGAGTTGAACGGTGAGTTCGTGCGCGCCGAGGTCGTGGGCCTGCGAGACGATCGACTTCAGTTGATTCCACTCGGTGGAACCCGCGGGATCGGTACGGGTTGTCGCGTCTGGCCAATCACTTCCCGTTCTTCGGTAAACGCGGGTGAGTTCCTGCTGGGTCGAGTGATCGATGCTCTCGGCAACGCGATCGACGGCGGCCCCGAACTTCCCATTGGGCACCCGGCCCCGCTCTACGTCGAGCCCATTCCATCGCTGAACCGACCGGTTCTGGAACATCCGCTGGACGTGGGAGTACGGGCGCTGAACGCAACTACGACGCTGGCCCGCGGACAGCGAGTCGGATTGTTCGCCGGTTCGGGAGTGGGCAAGAGCACTCTGATGGGCATGGTCGCACGCGGTACAGATGCCGACGTGCGCGTCGTGGGTTTGATCGGTGAGCGTGGACGAGAGGTTCGAGAATTCATCGAACGCGAACTAGGCGATGCCCGCCGAACCACCGTTGTTGTGGCAGTTCCCTCGGATTCCCCTCCCCTTCTGCGTATGCGAGGCGCGTACGTCGCCACCGCCATTGCAGAATTCTTCCGCGATCTGGGTCGCGACGTCCTGCTGATGATGGATTCGGTGACCCGTTTTGCCTTTGCAGCGCGTGAAATCGGTCTGGCCCGCGGAGAGCCCGCGACGACCAAGGGCTATACCCCGAGCGTATTCGCCGAGCTTCCAAACCTGCTCGAGCGGGCTGGTCGCACCGAACGCGGAAGCATCACCGGCGTGTATTCCGTACTCGTCGAAGGCGGCGACTTCGAGGATCCAATTGCGGACGCCTTGAGAGCAATTCTCGACGGACACATCGTGCTCTCGCGCGACCTCGCGGAGCGCGGACACTACCCCGCCATTGATGTTCTGGCCAGCATCAGTCGGGCTATGCCTCAGGTGACTCAACCCCTGCATCGGGAGTACGCCGGGACACTTCGTTCCCTACTGGCGGCCTATCGCGATGCTGAAGACCTGATCCAGGTCGGTGCGTATGCGAGCGGAAGTGACAAGACCGTAGATCGAGCCATCGCTCTGCGCGAAGGCATCGACTTCTTCCTGCGTCAGTCCGTTGACGACGTCTGCCCGATGGCCGAGACGCTCCAGGCAATGGCTGTGCTGCTCCAGGAGAAGCCGCAATGA
- a CDS encoding flagellar hook-length control protein FliK has product MSAALIPPPLPTPPPAAAPAAVSDTGAPAAGDALAEIGASVVQGQLFELALHQAANILRGQVSQQNSLNFAEGASEVDVPVEDQTGESEAPAEDSLLTVLDQLTGAEEPEAEIRTPELPELLPVSTPQPANENLTPIEVAGRVSAGTGTEEFAAPRVFEAAPQPVFQAGDTIEAPREAMPQSHAQADTNDFGSSPQHRDPEAALQDPGFAGSNNTNQESAQTAPRAEALAISDPTALRESRETGRDVRALPELPARTESEIVRELRVLAHEGGGTARITLNPPQLGDLRVQVTIGENGVSVSLLADNMPVADLLVRHLAELRQSLESHGLRIDQFDVDSERAEDSYVFGKSPEQDRGSRSRGEDSSPAGFTSNGAPLIHRSDINTLGTVDIRI; this is encoded by the coding sequence ATGAGCGCCGCACTCATCCCGCCTCCGCTCCCGACCCCGCCGCCCGCGGCGGCACCGGCTGCAGTCTCCGATACCGGCGCACCGGCGGCTGGCGATGCATTGGCGGAGATCGGTGCATCCGTTGTTCAGGGCCAGCTCTTCGAACTGGCTTTGCACCAGGCTGCAAACATTCTGCGGGGCCAGGTCTCGCAGCAGAACTCACTCAATTTCGCAGAAGGAGCCAGTGAAGTGGACGTTCCGGTAGAAGACCAGACCGGCGAATCCGAAGCTCCAGCCGAAGACTCGCTTCTAACCGTACTCGATCAATTGACGGGCGCTGAAGAACCCGAAGCCGAAATTCGAACTCCTGAGCTGCCCGAGCTTCTGCCCGTTTCCACACCCCAGCCCGCCAACGAGAACCTCACACCGATTGAGGTCGCGGGACGTGTGTCGGCCGGCACTGGCACCGAAGAGTTTGCCGCACCCCGAGTATTCGAAGCAGCGCCGCAACCGGTCTTCCAGGCCGGAGATACGATCGAAGCGCCGCGCGAAGCCATGCCGCAGAGCCACGCTCAGGCAGATACAAACGACTTCGGCTCTTCTCCTCAGCACCGCGATCCCGAAGCCGCGCTACAAGACCCCGGGTTCGCTGGCAGCAATAACACCAACCAGGAGTCCGCGCAGACAGCGCCACGCGCCGAGGCGCTGGCCATCTCCGATCCCACAGCACTACGCGAATCCCGCGAGACCGGTCGAGATGTTCGCGCCCTGCCGGAACTTCCTGCGCGCACCGAGTCCGAGATCGTGCGCGAGCTTCGCGTGCTGGCTCACGAAGGTGGAGGTACGGCCCGGATCACCCTGAATCCTCCGCAACTCGGTGATCTGAGGGTTCAGGTCACCATCGGCGAAAACGGCGTCAGCGTCAGCTTGCTGGCCGACAATATGCCGGTCGCTGACCTTCTGGTTCGGCATCTGGCCGAGCTGCGACAGTCCCTGGAAAGCCACGGGCTGCGAATCGATCAGTTCGACGTCGACAGTGAACGCGCTGAAGACTCCTACGTATTCGGGAAGTCCCCAGAACAGGATCGCGGCTCCCGGAGTCGCGGTGAGGATTCGAGCCCGGCCGGCTTCACGTCGAATGGGGCTCCTCTGATTCACCGTAGCGACATCAACACCCTCGGAACCGTCGACATCCGGATCTGA
- a CDS encoding flagellar hook protein FlgE: MGIMTSLFAGVSGINASGQQISVVGDNIANINTIGFKSARAEFVDVLSGNLGSAGGASQIGSGSRLNGVTQNFTQGSLESSGVTTDLAIDGNGFFIIQDTSGVFYSRSGMFRLNNQQFLVNEQGQSVLGFGVTPAGIPNGALSAIDLSSVSSVPQATQTVEVSVNLDPNETALTGGATGFDPLDPVNTSNFQTGIRIFDTQGNPRSLLVYFRKNDASTNSWYWYAGVNRGELDVSTYGMTQGTATQFFPVQSGSLSFNTDGTLATVSGNTAGTQLSFDFDTNGDDVIDASDTNPVTTPLAWNWGNGAGPTNPLAFDFGTQTSSGGTGADRTTQFGGSSASGVNNFVRFMNQDGFAAGSLQAVDIDESGFVTGSFSSGETNRLAQIALANFPNVNGLNRLGGNSLAETNSSGNPIIGSPNQSEFGAVRSGFLEQSNTDLAEQFVKLIIAQRAFQANTRTISTTNDLLSSLVALGN; the protein is encoded by the coding sequence ATGGGAATCATGACCAGTCTATTCGCCGGAGTATCCGGCATCAACGCCTCCGGACAGCAGATCTCTGTCGTCGGTGACAATATCGCCAACATCAACACGATCGGATTCAAGTCGGCTCGGGCCGAATTCGTGGATGTGCTTTCGGGAAACCTCGGCAGCGCCGGTGGAGCCTCCCAGATCGGTTCTGGTTCGAGACTCAACGGAGTCACACAGAACTTCACTCAGGGTTCGCTTGAGTCCTCGGGTGTTACCACCGACCTGGCCATCGACGGAAACGGTTTCTTCATCATCCAGGATACGAGCGGCGTGTTCTACTCACGCTCTGGTATGTTCCGTCTGAACAACCAGCAGTTCCTGGTCAATGAACAAGGCCAGTCCGTACTCGGGTTCGGTGTTACACCGGCCGGCATCCCGAACGGCGCGCTGTCTGCGATCGATTTGTCCTCCGTGTCATCGGTCCCCCAGGCGACCCAGACCGTTGAGGTCAGTGTCAATCTGGATCCAAACGAAACCGCTCTGACGGGCGGAGCGACCGGGTTCGATCCTCTGGACCCGGTCAATACTTCGAACTTCCAGACCGGTATCCGCATCTTCGATACTCAGGGTAATCCGCGCAGTCTTCTGGTGTACTTCCGCAAGAACGACGCGTCGACGAATTCCTGGTACTGGTATGCAGGCGTCAACCGGGGTGAACTCGACGTTTCCACGTACGGAATGACCCAGGGTACGGCGACTCAGTTCTTCCCGGTACAGAGCGGATCGCTCTCCTTCAACACAGATGGAACTCTGGCCACGGTTAGCGGCAATACGGCTGGTACACAGCTTTCGTTCGATTTCGACACGAACGGTGATGACGTCATCGACGCCAGCGATACCAACCCTGTCACGACGCCTCTCGCCTGGAATTGGGGGAACGGCGCGGGTCCGACGAATCCTCTGGCCTTCGACTTCGGTACCCAGACCTCATCGGGTGGAACGGGTGCCGATCGCACCACCCAGTTTGGTGGCTCGTCGGCTTCGGGCGTGAACAACTTCGTTCGTTTCATGAACCAGGACGGATTCGCTGCCGGTTCTTTGCAGGCAGTCGATATCGACGAGTCCGGTTTCGTAACCGGTTCGTTCTCCAGTGGCGAGACCAATCGTCTCGCCCAGATCGCCCTGGCGAACTTCCCAAATGTGAACGGCCTGAACCGACTCGGAGGCAATAGCCTGGCCGAGACCAATAGTTCAGGCAACCCAATCATCGGTTCGCCGAACCAATCGGAGTTCGGTGCCGTCCGATCCGGGTTTTTGGAGCAGTCCAATACCGACCTGGCAGAGCAATTCGTCAAGCTGATCATCGCCCAACGCGCCTTCCAGGCAAATACTCGAACGATCAGCACCACGAACGACCTGCTCTCGTCACTGGTGGCACTCGGCAACTAG
- the fliN gene encoding flagellar motor switch protein FliN: MPEEDVTEHAQQDGIELLLDVPLRVSVELGRTQMRVQELLDLGQGSIVELERLAGEAVDIMVNGHPIALGEIVVVNDRYAVRVMSVHSPTERVESLT, from the coding sequence ATGCCGGAAGAGGACGTCACCGAACACGCACAACAAGACGGTATCGAGCTCCTGCTCGACGTACCTCTTCGCGTATCCGTCGAGCTTGGTCGCACCCAGATGCGGGTTCAGGAACTCCTGGATCTTGGCCAGGGATCGATCGTGGAACTCGAACGACTCGCTGGTGAAGCAGTGGACATCATGGTCAATGGTCATCCGATTGCACTCGGAGAGATCGTCGTCGTCAACGATCGTTACGCCGTTCGCGTCATGTCGGTCCACAGCCCGACCGAACGCGTGGAGAGCCTGACATGA
- the fliP gene encoding flagellar type III secretion system pore protein FliP (The bacterial flagellar biogenesis protein FliP forms a type III secretion system (T3SS)-type pore required for flagellar assembly.) yields the protein MRNTGRVRCLAFAVVMATAGAVQAQEPSAGMMTDALSDLDSLMDDPERLTPAFRLAILVTVLSLAPALVMMVTCFVRVVVVLTLLRQALGVQQTPPTQVIMSLSLFLTIFVMQPTFDQAYAAGVGPFLRGELENSVAFDTTVGPFRDYMLRQTRDEDLLLFEEISNRPLPEEPQEISLSLLVPAYMLSELRTAFMIGFMLFLPFLVIDMVVASTLLSMGMIVVPPVMISLPLKLMIFVLVDGWNLVVGALVRGIV from the coding sequence ATGCGTAATACGGGCCGAGTGCGATGTCTTGCATTCGCCGTGGTGATGGCAACAGCCGGAGCGGTGCAAGCGCAGGAGCCGAGCGCCGGAATGATGACCGACGCGTTGAGCGATCTCGATTCGCTCATGGACGACCCCGAGCGCCTCACGCCGGCCTTCCGCCTCGCAATTCTCGTTACCGTCCTCTCACTTGCGCCGGCCCTGGTCATGATGGTGACCTGCTTCGTGCGAGTCGTGGTCGTGCTGACTCTCTTGCGCCAGGCGTTAGGCGTCCAGCAGACACCACCGACGCAGGTGATCATGTCGCTCTCGCTGTTCCTGACCATCTTCGTGATGCAGCCTACCTTCGATCAGGCCTATGCAGCGGGGGTAGGACCATTCCTGCGCGGTGAACTCGAGAACAGTGTTGCATTCGACACGACCGTCGGACCTTTTCGCGACTATATGCTTCGTCAGACACGGGATGAAGACCTGCTGCTTTTCGAGGAAATCTCGAATCGCCCCCTACCCGAGGAGCCTCAAGAGATCAGCCTCTCGTTGCTGGTCCCGGCCTATATGCTGAGCGAACTGCGCACGGCCTTCATGATCGGATTCATGCTGTTTCTCCCGTTCCTCGTGATCGACATGGTTGTTGCTTCGACGCTTCTTTCGATGGGCATGATCGTAGTCCCGCCAGTCATGATCTCGCTTCCATTGAAATTGATGATTTTCGTGCTGGTTGACGGCTGGAATCTGGTCGTCGGAGCACTTGTTAGGGGAATCGTATGA
- a CDS encoding flagellar biosynthetic protein FliQ codes for MSIELVVEIYREMLRTAALVAAPILGTAMMIGLSVSLVQTLTSINEQTLTFVPKIAGIAAVIGFLLPWILAQLMNFLRLILTHAPGLTLAG; via the coding sequence ATGAGTATCGAACTCGTGGTCGAGATCTACAGAGAGATGCTGAGGACCGCAGCGCTAGTCGCAGCTCCGATCCTGGGAACCGCAATGATGATCGGCTTGTCGGTCTCGCTCGTCCAGACACTGACGAGCATCAACGAGCAGACCTTGACCTTCGTACCGAAGATTGCGGGTATTGCAGCGGTGATCGGCTTCTTGTTGCCCTGGATTCTCGCGCAACTCATGAACTTTCTGCGCCTGATCCTTACGCACGCCCCCGGATTGACTCTCGCCGGATAG
- the fliR gene encoding flagellar biosynthetic protein FliR yields MLITLMIVSARVAGLFIGAPIFSRRSLPTRFRILLIFAISGLLGSAALPEKLPDTMDLVMHAMAGELLLGLAIGLVARFMIAAFQMAGTIMGRQMGFAMANGFDPEMQSQGTVIASLHTNLAAFLFLGIDGHHMLLRGLAASYQNFPIGGEIQGPLLAQTLMSSAGKIFEDGARVAAPVTGIMLLINVMLGFMNKINPQLSIFNVGLPLTVMVGMLAVMISIPDTTATILRVYEVLVSDVALLVGR; encoded by the coding sequence GTGCTGATCACCCTCATGATCGTATCTGCGCGAGTCGCCGGTCTATTCATCGGCGCACCGATCTTCTCGCGTCGATCTCTGCCTACCCGGTTTCGCATCTTGTTGATCTTCGCGATCTCAGGGCTACTGGGTAGCGCCGCACTTCCTGAGAAGCTGCCCGATACCATGGACCTGGTCATGCACGCGATGGCCGGTGAACTCCTGCTAGGCCTGGCGATCGGTCTCGTAGCACGCTTCATGATTGCCGCCTTCCAGATGGCCGGTACGATCATGGGGCGGCAGATGGGCTTCGCCATGGCCAATGGATTCGATCCGGAAATGCAGAGCCAGGGCACGGTGATCGCGAGCCTGCACACGAACCTCGCTGCGTTCTTGTTCCTTGGGATCGATGGTCACCATATGCTGCTACGCGGGCTCGCAGCCAGCTACCAGAACTTTCCGATCGGCGGCGAAATCCAAGGACCGCTACTCGCCCAGACCTTGATGAGTTCCGCGGGAAAGATCTTCGAGGATGGGGCTCGTGTCGCTGCCCCTGTCACCGGGATCATGCTCCTGATCAACGTGATGCTGGGCTTCATGAACAAGATCAATCCGCAACTTTCGATCTTCAACGTAGGACTTCCCCTGACCGTGATGGTCGGGATGTTGGCGGTAATGATCTCGATCCCCGACACGACGGCGACGATCCTGCGAGTCTATGAAGTACTCGTATCCGACGTGGCGCTTCTGGTGGGCAGATAG
- the flhB gene encoding flagellar biosynthesis protein FlhB yields MADDLEKTEEPTPKKRAEATREGSIASSQEVYTVANLLAVATVLMFLGPRVLQKAIVAFPRLWEPPTELTVDSAAQLLRQAFSIAVVVLIPVFTATVVGGLGAGLLQTRGNISPKKIRPKASKISPMKNASRVFKKTMVIELPKSILKMSITGAAIAFAIWPNFAEYRGLQQLPLVLAVAFQMDVVLKALLAGAVALILVAAIDYSYQLWQTEKSMKMTKSEVADEHKQSQGDPMVRSHMLSMMMDRSRQRMMDAVPNADVVVTNPEHISVAIRYERGEMVAPIVVAKGAGFLALKIRELARESGVPIVENRPLARTLYRSVKIGQIIPESLFQAVAEVLAYIYRVDSQRGRAW; encoded by the coding sequence ATGGCAGACGATCTCGAAAAGACAGAGGAACCTACACCGAAAAAGCGCGCCGAGGCGACGCGCGAGGGCAGTATTGCGTCGAGCCAGGAGGTGTACACCGTCGCCAATCTGCTCGCGGTCGCGACAGTACTCATGTTTCTCGGCCCGAGGGTTCTCCAGAAGGCCATCGTGGCCTTTCCGCGTCTCTGGGAGCCACCCACTGAACTCACAGTCGACTCGGCGGCGCAATTGCTTCGCCAGGCATTCTCAATCGCTGTGGTCGTCTTGATCCCCGTGTTTACGGCCACCGTAGTGGGAGGCCTGGGCGCTGGACTACTACAGACGCGAGGCAATATCTCGCCCAAGAAAATCCGACCCAAGGCCTCAAAAATCAGTCCGATGAAGAACGCATCGCGCGTCTTCAAGAAGACGATGGTCATCGAACTCCCCAAGTCAATTTTGAAGATGAGTATTACGGGCGCTGCCATCGCATTCGCGATCTGGCCAAACTTCGCGGAGTACCGTGGATTGCAACAGCTCCCCCTGGTCCTGGCGGTCGCTTTCCAGATGGACGTCGTTCTCAAAGCTCTGCTCGCGGGCGCAGTTGCGCTGATTCTGGTCGCAGCCATCGACTATTCCTACCAGCTCTGGCAGACGGAAAAGAGCATGAAGATGACCAAGAGCGAAGTCGCAGACGAGCACAAACAGAGCCAGGGTGATCCGATGGTCCGCAGTCACATGCTCAGCATGATGATGGATCGCAGCCGACAGCGCATGATGGACGCCGTACCCAATGCCGATGTGGTCGTCACGAACCCGGAGCACATCAGTGTGGCCATCCGCTACGAGCGAGGCGAGATGGTCGCGCCCATCGTGGTGGCCAAGGGAGCGGGCTTCCTCGCCTTGAAGATTCGCGAACTCGCACGCGAGTCGGGAGTCCCCATCGTCGAGAATCGTCCCCTTGCGCGCACCCTCTACCGATCCGTGAAGATCGGACAGATCATTCCCGAGTCCCTCTTTCAGGCTGTAGCCGAGGTGCTTGCCTACATCTATCGCGTGGATAGCCAGCGAGGTCGAGCGTGGTAG